One genomic region from Methanomassiliicoccaceae archaeon encodes:
- a CDS encoding TatD family hydrolase yields the protein MAEKVPIYDNHIHMSPSGRNVEAIREFETAGGTGLTLITLPYAEVQIENGKDFAESFEITYRMASMARDATGLQINTAVGPYPIILLGLADKYGIRTATEAMIEGMEIAGRAVAEGKAQAIGEIGRPHFSVSEEIWDASNTVLQAGMGIAKENSCPVIIHSEAGTIGTNRSLSDIARKAGLDPGMVIKHSSPPFVTDDETFGVMPSIPASRENIREALSKGSDRFMVETDYYDDPEKPGARMSVNTVPKRIKAMLANGGMTEENVRRVCEDIPNRMFRR from the coding sequence ATGGCCGAAAAGGTCCCAATCTATGATAATCACATACATATGAGCCCCTCGGGACGAAATGTGGAGGCGATCCGCGAATTCGAAACGGCGGGCGGTACGGGACTGACGCTGATCACCCTCCCATATGCAGAGGTGCAGATCGAAAATGGAAAAGACTTCGCCGAATCGTTCGAAATAACATACAGGATGGCGTCGATGGCCAGGGATGCTACCGGTCTCCAGATCAACACGGCCGTGGGACCATATCCTATAATTCTGCTCGGATTGGCGGATAAATACGGGATAAGGACGGCGACCGAGGCCATGATAGAAGGCATGGAGATCGCAGGCCGCGCTGTGGCGGAAGGAAAAGCACAGGCCATAGGCGAGATAGGAAGGCCCCACTTTTCCGTCTCGGAAGAGATATGGGATGCGTCCAACACGGTGCTGCAGGCCGGGATGGGGATTGCGAAAGAGAACAGTTGCCCGGTAATAATACACAGCGAGGCCGGCACGATCGGAACGAACCGCTCGCTCTCGGATATAGCCAGGAAGGCCGGCCTGGATCCCGGGATGGTCATAAAGCATTCGTCCCCTCCGTTCGTAACGGACGACGAGACATTCGGAGTGATGCCGTCGATTCCCGCATCGAGGGAAAACATACGCGAAGCGCTCTCCAAAGGATCGGACCGTTTCATGGTGGAGACCGATTATTACGACGACCCCGAGAAGCCTGGGGCGCGCATGTCCGTAAATACTGTGCCTAAACGCATCAAGGCGATGCTGGCTAATGGCGGGATGACCGAAGAGAACGTCCGCAGGGTATGCGAGGACATACCGAATCGCATGTTCCGTCGCTGA
- the priS gene encoding DNA primase catalytic subunit PriS yields MDRDSRFLLKCFRKYYKENTPMLPDRFTRREFGFMFFDRNMMQRHMGFVNAEDLRRFMASNVPAHSYYSTAYYRKPSAPTMEEKEWLGAELIFDLDADHLVGAENMTYPTMMRQIRSEMIGLCDSFLMGDLGFDEKDVHLTFSGGRGYHAHVMMPDVLTLGSHERREVVDYVLGSGLDIDWVFPYNQVATSRMAVNGGVRTNVARDRLVPSENSGGWKKRMRNGLMDVVNDFCDLDAKTLRSNYPSIKKSQYSTVEKVQEDVLRSRKVIFDKNTMATMGKTSQEMLVKIMDQDMRPRLSGEVDAPVTSDVKRLIRLPGSIHGKGGLRVTPLTREELTDFEPLDLAVPDEYSDDPVDITVKKPVDLTIKGERFSLEGETEVPEFAAVFLIGRRFAQFGKVSELPDVLF; encoded by the coding sequence ATGGACAGGGACTCCCGGTTCCTCCTGAAGTGTTTCAGGAAGTACTACAAGGAAAACACGCCGATGTTGCCCGACCGTTTCACACGCAGGGAGTTCGGCTTCATGTTCTTCGACAGGAACATGATGCAGAGGCACATGGGGTTCGTCAACGCTGAAGACCTGCGCAGGTTTATGGCGTCCAACGTCCCGGCCCATAGCTACTATTCCACCGCTTACTACAGGAAGCCGTCCGCACCCACCATGGAAGAGAAGGAGTGGCTAGGCGCCGAGCTGATCTTCGATCTGGACGCCGACCATCTTGTCGGAGCGGAGAACATGACGTATCCGACCATGATGCGCCAGATCAGAAGCGAGATGATCGGCCTGTGCGACTCTTTCCTCATGGGCGACCTGGGTTTTGACGAAAAGGACGTCCATCTTACGTTTTCCGGAGGAAGAGGATATCATGCCCACGTCATGATGCCCGATGTTCTGACCCTTGGCTCCCATGAGCGCAGGGAGGTCGTAGATTATGTCCTGGGTTCGGGACTGGATATAGATTGGGTTTTTCCATATAATCAGGTCGCCACTTCCCGCATGGCCGTTAACGGCGGCGTCAGGACGAACGTTGCGAGGGACCGCCTTGTCCCATCAGAGAATTCCGGAGGATGGAAGAAGAGGATGAGGAACGGCCTGATGGACGTTGTCAACGACTTCTGCGACCTTGACGCCAAGACTTTGCGTTCGAACTATCCTTCGATTAAGAAGAGCCAGTACAGCACCGTGGAGAAGGTTCAGGAGGATGTGCTGCGCTCAAGGAAGGTCATCTTTGACAAAAACACCATGGCCACCATGGGAAAGACCTCGCAGGAGATGTTGGTAAAGATAATGGACCAGGACATGAGGCCGCGCCTCAGCGGAGAGGTCGACGCTCCGGTCACCTCGGACGTGAAGAGGCTGATACGCCTTCCGGGCTCCATACACGGAAAGGGCGGACTGAGGGTCACCCCGCTGACACGCGAAGAGCTTACGGACTTCGAACCCCTCGACCTGGCCGTCCCGGACGAATATTCCGATGATCCTGTGGACATCACCGTCAAAAAACCGGTGGACCTGACGATCAAGGGGGAACGCTTTTCGCTTGAAGGGGAGACCGAGGTGCCCGAGTTCGCCGCTGTTTTCCTGATCGGAAGAAGGTTCGCCCAGTTCGGGAAGGTTTCCGAACTTCCGGATGTTTTATTCTGA